One part of the Acinetobacter sp. XS-4 genome encodes these proteins:
- the nuoJ gene encoding NADH-quinone oxidoreductase subunit J, with protein sequence MWPFYLMALVAIVSTVRVVTNTNPVHALLSLIVSLLAVAGIFMIVGAPFAGALEIIVYAGAIMVLFVFVVMMLNLGQHTVEQERKWLSSDAWAYPALMSFLLGLLLVWMLGGEYTTISAPLGAQVIGPKVVGQALFTHYLLLVEVAAMLLLAALVAAYHLGKREPGAEEEKE encoded by the coding sequence ATGTGGCCGTTTTATTTGATGGCACTCGTGGCCATCGTTTCTACGGTTCGTGTAGTGACTAACACGAACCCTGTACACGCTTTGCTTAGTCTAATTGTTTCATTGCTTGCTGTTGCTGGTATTTTCATGATCGTGGGGGCGCCTTTTGCAGGTGCTCTTGAAATCATCGTCTATGCTGGAGCAATTATGGTTCTGTTTGTATTCGTTGTGATGATGCTTAACTTAGGTCAACACACCGTTGAACAAGAACGTAAATGGCTTTCTTCAGATGCTTGGGCATATCCGGCCCTCATGAGTTTCTTACTCGGCTTGCTTTTAGTTTGGATGCTTGGCGGTGAATACACCACTATTTCAGCACCACTTGGGGCACAAGTGATTGGACCAAAAGTAGTTGGTCAAGCACTCTTTACTCACTATTTATTATTGGTTGAAGTTGCCGCGATGTTATTGCTAGCAGCCCTTGTTGCAGCATACCACTTAGGTA
- the nuoI gene encoding NADH-quinone oxidoreductase subunit NuoI encodes MYKFLAGFGSIVRSLFMVFSHVTRKRDTILYPEVPAEQIVPPRFRGRIVLTRDPDGEERCVACNLCAVACPVGCISLQKAETEDGRWYPEFFRINFSRCIFCGMCEEACPTTAIQMTPDFELGEYVRQDLVYEKENLLISGPGKYPDYNFYRVTGMAINGKEKGQAQKESAPIDVRSLLP; translated from the coding sequence ATGTATAAATTTCTAGCTGGATTCGGATCGATTGTACGTTCGTTGTTTATGGTATTTAGCCATGTAACGCGTAAACGTGACACGATTTTATATCCAGAAGTACCAGCTGAACAGATTGTACCGCCACGCTTTCGTGGTCGTATTGTGTTGACGCGTGACCCAGATGGGGAAGAGCGTTGTGTGGCATGTAACCTATGTGCGGTTGCGTGTCCGGTTGGCTGTATCTCACTACAAAAAGCAGAAACAGAAGATGGGCGTTGGTATCCGGAATTTTTCCGTATTAACTTTTCACGCTGTATTTTCTGCGGTATGTGTGAAGAAGCTTGTCCAACCACTGCGATTCAGATGACACCAGATTTCGAACTTGGTGAATATGTACGTCAAGACCTTGTTTATGAGAAAGAAAACTTACTCATTTCAGGTCCGGGAAAATACCCAGACTACAACTTCTACCGTGTAACGGGTATGGCAATTAACGGTAAAGAGAAAGGTCAAGCACAAAAAGAAAGTGCACCAATCGATGTACGGAGTCTATTACCATGA
- the nuoH gene encoding NADH-quinone oxidoreductase subunit NuoH: MNQEIIRQTPLWAENWPIAYAVVQAVVILLVVVLVAALMSFIERRLLAWWQDRYGPNRVGPGGMFQIVADMLKIMFKEDWTPKFADKLTFRLAPAVAMATAVLSFMVIPVSPSLGVADMSIGLLFFMAMAGIAVYAVLFGGWASNNKYSLLGGLRSAAQTISYEVFLGISLMGVVAIAGSFNLREIVEAQRDVWFVIPQFLGFLIFVVAGVAVTHRHPFDQPEAEQELAEGYHVEYGGMKWGMFFVAEYVNVVLISALIVTLFFGGWLAPFNLEIPFVPPVFWFVIKTAFFVMMFVLARGSLMRPRYDQVMNFGWKICLPLALVNLLVTGAVILMNQA, translated from the coding sequence ATGAATCAAGAAATTATACGTCAAACGCCACTTTGGGCTGAGAACTGGCCAATCGCCTACGCTGTAGTTCAAGCAGTTGTGATTTTGCTTGTGGTTGTTTTAGTTGCAGCGTTGATGTCTTTTATTGAACGTCGTTTACTTGCTTGGTGGCAAGACCGTTATGGTCCAAACCGTGTTGGTCCTGGTGGTATGTTCCAGATCGTTGCCGACATGCTCAAGATCATGTTCAAAGAAGACTGGACACCAAAATTTGCTGACAAACTTACATTCCGTTTAGCACCAGCTGTTGCAATGGCAACAGCGGTTCTCTCATTCATGGTAATCCCGGTGAGTCCTTCACTGGGTGTTGCCGATATGAGTATCGGTTTGTTGTTCTTCATGGCAATGGCTGGTATTGCAGTCTATGCAGTATTATTTGGTGGCTGGGCTTCAAATAACAAATACTCATTGCTTGGTGGTTTACGTTCAGCTGCTCAAACCATTTCTTATGAAGTGTTCTTGGGTATTTCATTGATGGGTGTGGTTGCAATTGCAGGCTCATTTAACCTTCGTGAAATTGTTGAAGCACAACGCGATGTTTGGTTTGTCATTCCACAATTCTTAGGTTTCTTGATTTTTGTGGTTGCTGGTGTTGCGGTAACTCACCGTCATCCATTTGACCAACCAGAAGCAGAACAAGAATTGGCTGAAGGTTACCATGTTGAATATGGTGGTATGAAATGGGGTATGTTCTTCGTTGCTGAATATGTCAACGTGGTACTTATTTCTGCATTGATCGTAACTTTATTCTTCGGTGGCTGGTTAGCACCATTCAATTTAGAAATTCCATTTGTTCCGCCAGTATTCTGGTTTGTGATTAAAACAGCATTCTTTGTAATGATGTTTGTTTTGGCTCGTGGTTCTTTAATGCGTCCACGTTATGACCAAGTCATGAACTTTGGTTGGAAAATTTGTTTGCCATTGGCGTTGGTCAACTTGTTAGTGACTGGTGCTGTGATTCTGATGAATCAGGCCTAG
- the nuoG gene encoding NADH-quinone oxidoreductase subunit NuoG: MATIHVDGKSYEVNGSENLLQACLSLGIDIPYFCWHPSLGSVGSCRQCAVTQYANPEDTRGRLVMSCMTPASDNTYISVEDKEATDFRASIVEFLMTNHPHDCPVCEEGGHCHLQDMTVMTGHDRRRYRFTKRTHYNQELGSFIAHEMNRCIACYRCVRYYKDYAGGTDFGVYANASRVYFGRPESGTLESEFSGNLTEVCPTGVFTDKTHSERYNRKWDMQYAPSVCQGCSSGCNISPGERYGEIRRVENRFNGSVNQYFLCDKGRFGTGYVNRADRPRQPQFRNGETVATVSVDQALDQTIAKLQGKKVLGIGSPRASLESNYALRELVGQANYSTGVAQKEQKLVELAASIMQTEGIYNPNMREIESYDAVLILGEDLTQTAPRMALSVRQAAKNKAREMAAKTRTPDWLAEPLQRIGQEAKSPIYILAATQTRLADVATGEVVASPNDIARLGFAVAAAVKGDVLTGLDDDAKAFAQTIADTLKAANKPLIIAGTSLQDASIMEAAAELTQNLGSKAGLSLVVPEVNSMGLALFGGLSLEQAFAQDYDTLVIVENDLFRRLPAAQVKAALDKAETVIVLDHSETETVKLADIVLSAASFAEGDGTVVSQEGRAQRFYQVYDPSYYKPEYAIKESWRWLHAIETGIKGKAVDWTLLDDVIESIVKNVPVLEAIQDVAPDAGYRVHGLKIAREPRRYSGRTAMRAPLSVHEPKQPTDPDSALTFSMEGYVGPQKASSLVPFAWAPGWNSPQSWNKYQDEVGGHLKGGDSGVRLFDRLAKRPARSYVAPVSVVANPESFRLVPMHHIFGSGEFTIKTPAMETRIPEAMFAVGEQDATRLNLQEGQRITVKAGETTVSLPVQVIEYLPTGYIGYPVGLAPMVSLAEPVSVALGV, encoded by the coding sequence ATGGCTACAATTCATGTCGATGGAAAATCGTATGAAGTCAACGGCTCGGAAAACTTGCTACAAGCATGTTTGAGTCTGGGCATCGACATCCCATATTTTTGTTGGCATCCATCCTTAGGTTCGGTTGGTTCTTGCCGTCAATGTGCTGTTACGCAATATGCGAATCCAGAAGATACGCGTGGTCGTTTGGTCATGTCTTGCATGACACCAGCATCTGACAATACCTATATCTCAGTTGAAGACAAAGAAGCAACGGATTTCCGTGCATCTATTGTTGAATTTTTGATGACGAATCACCCGCACGACTGTCCAGTCTGTGAAGAGGGTGGTCACTGTCATTTACAAGATATGACGGTAATGACTGGTCATGACCGTCGTCGTTACCGCTTCACAAAACGTACGCATTACAATCAAGAACTCGGCTCATTCATTGCACATGAAATGAACCGTTGTATTGCTTGTTACCGTTGTGTTCGTTACTACAAAGATTATGCGGGTGGTACAGACTTTGGTGTGTATGCCAATGCATCTCGTGTTTACTTTGGTCGTCCAGAATCAGGTACTTTAGAATCTGAATTCTCAGGTAACTTGACTGAAGTATGTCCAACAGGTGTATTCACTGATAAGACTCATTCAGAGCGTTATAACCGTAAATGGGATATGCAGTATGCACCAAGCGTGTGTCAGGGCTGTTCTTCGGGTTGTAACATTTCTCCGGGTGAACGTTATGGTGAAATCCGTCGCGTAGAAAACCGTTTCAATGGTTCGGTTAACCAGTACTTCCTTTGTGACAAAGGTCGTTTTGGCACAGGTTATGTAAACCGTGCAGACCGTCCACGTCAGCCTCAATTCCGTAACGGTGAAACTGTTGCAACTGTTTCTGTCGATCAAGCTTTAGATCAAACGATTGCAAAGCTTCAAGGCAAAAAAGTTTTGGGTATTGGTTCTCCGCGTGCAAGCTTGGAATCTAACTATGCATTACGTGAGCTTGTAGGTCAGGCAAATTACTCAACTGGTGTTGCTCAAAAAGAGCAAAAACTTGTTGAACTTGCTGCATCTATCATGCAAACCGAGGGTATTTACAACCCGAACATGCGTGAAATTGAAAGCTACGATGCTGTTCTGATTTTAGGTGAAGATCTAACTCAAACTGCTCCACGTATGGCATTGTCTGTTCGCCAAGCTGCGAAAAACAAAGCTCGTGAAATGGCTGCGAAAACACGTACTCCAGATTGGTTGGCTGAACCTTTACAACGTATTGGTCAGGAAGCAAAATCTCCGATCTATATCTTGGCTGCAACTCAAACTCGTCTTGCCGACGTTGCAACTGGTGAAGTTGTTGCTTCTCCAAATGATATTGCACGTTTAGGCTTTGCCGTAGCAGCAGCAGTGAAAGGTGACGTATTAACTGGTTTAGATGACGATGCAAAAGCATTTGCTCAAACCATTGCCGACACTTTAAAAGCAGCAAACAAACCATTAATCATTGCGGGCACAAGTTTGCAAGATGCTTCTATTATGGAAGCTGCGGCTGAGTTGACTCAGAACTTAGGTTCTAAAGCTGGTTTAAGTCTTGTGGTTCCTGAAGTGAACTCTATGGGCTTGGCATTGTTTGGAGGCTTAAGCCTTGAACAAGCATTTGCTCAAGACTACGACACACTGGTTATTGTTGAAAATGACTTGTTCCGTCGTTTACCTGCTGCTCAAGTAAAAGCTGCACTAGATAAAGCTGAAACAGTAATCGTGCTTGATCACAGTGAAACTGAAACTGTGAAACTAGCTGATATCGTTCTTTCAGCAGCAAGCTTTGCAGAGGGTGACGGTACTGTTGTAAGCCAAGAAGGTCGTGCACAACGCTTCTATCAAGTTTACGATCCAAGTTATTACAAGCCTGAATATGCAATTAAAGAATCATGGCGTTGGTTACATGCCATCGAAACTGGCATTAAAGGTAAGGCTGTAGATTGGACATTGCTTGATGATGTGATTGAAAGCATCGTGAAAAATGTACCAGTACTTGAAGCAATTCAAGATGTGGCACCTGATGCAGGTTACCGTGTACATGGTTTGAAAATTGCGCGTGAACCACGTCGTTATTCAGGTCGTACAGCAATGCGTGCGCCGTTATCAGTTCATGAACCGAAACAGCCTACCGATCCAGATTCAGCATTAACATTCTCAATGGAAGGTTATGTTGGTCCGCAAAAAGCATCATCATTAGTACCATTTGCATGGGCTCCGGGCTGGAACTCTCCACAATCTTGGAACAAATACCAAGATGAAGTGGGTGGTCACTTAAAAGGTGGTGATTCCGGTGTTCGTTTATTCGATCGCTTGGCAAAACGTCCTGCACGTAGCTATGTTGCTCCAGTGTCTGTAGTTGCAAACCCTGAAAGTTTCCGCTTAGTACCAATGCATCATATTTTTGGTTCTGGTGAATTCACTATTAAAACACCTGCAATGGAAACTCGTATTCCAGAAGCTATGTTTGCAGTGGGCGAACAAGATGCAACTCGTTTGAACCTTCAAGAAGGTCAACGCATTACAGTAAAAGCAGGCGAAACCACAGTGAGCTTGCCTGTACAAGTAATTGAATATTTACCTACAGGTTATATTGGTTACCCAGTTGGTTTAGCACCAATGGTGTCACTAGCTGAGCCTGTTTCAGTGGCTTTAGGAGTGTAA
- the nuoF gene encoding NADH-quinone oxidoreductase subunit NuoF produces MNTEPKPIYGDGNPETHPLTWRLSKRDEVRGADDYEALEGYAGFKKALSMKPAEVLDVIKAATVKGRGGAGFPAGIKWSLMAPNDGGPRYLICNADEMEPGTFKDRLLMEKLPHQLIEGMLIAGYTLEATHGYIFIRGEYIEAAQYLNEALEQIRAKGYLGENILGSGWNFELHVHTGAGRYICGEETALINSLEGRRANPRTKPPFPQVAGAWGRPTIVNNVETYNNLPAIMLRGPEWYIGLSAGKSKDPGTKIYGASGKVKFPGLWELPFGTTAREVIEDHAGGMREGLTLKAWLPGGASTDFLPADTIDLPMDADTIMKAGSRLGTCLLMVVDETQCMVSLTRNLEEFFARESCGFCTPCRDGLPWAVKALKALEAGEGKKEDIDHLQELTRKLWIGKTFCAHAPGAMEPLMGALKHFRGEFEAKVTTRPVVQTSNVEQA; encoded by the coding sequence ATGAATACTGAACCAAAACCAATTTATGGCGACGGTAATCCAGAAACTCATCCACTAACTTGGCGTTTAAGTAAACGTGACGAAGTTCGTGGTGCTGATGATTACGAAGCACTTGAAGGTTATGCTGGCTTTAAAAAAGCATTAAGCATGAAGCCTGCTGAAGTGTTAGACGTGATTAAAGCTGCAACCGTAAAAGGTCGTGGTGGTGCGGGTTTCCCAGCGGGTATTAAATGGTCATTAATGGCACCAAATGATGGTGGTCCACGTTATTTGATCTGTAATGCCGATGAAATGGAACCGGGTACCTTTAAAGACCGTTTGTTGATGGAAAAACTTCCACATCAATTGATCGAAGGGATGTTAATTGCGGGTTATACCTTAGAGGCGACTCATGGTTATATCTTTATCCGTGGTGAATACATCGAGGCCGCTCAATATCTAAATGAAGCGCTAGAACAGATTCGTGCTAAAGGTTATTTAGGCGAAAATATTTTAGGTTCTGGCTGGAATTTTGAGTTGCATGTACATACGGGTGCAGGGCGTTATATCTGTGGTGAAGAAACTGCATTAATTAACTCGCTTGAAGGCCGTCGTGCTAACCCTCGTACTAAGCCACCGTTCCCGCAAGTTGCAGGAGCATGGGGCCGTCCAACAATTGTGAACAACGTTGAAACTTATAACAACTTGCCAGCAATTATGCTTCGTGGTCCAGAGTGGTATATCGGTTTATCAGCAGGTAAATCAAAAGACCCAGGCACTAAAATTTATGGTGCCTCAGGTAAAGTGAAATTCCCAGGTCTTTGGGAATTACCATTTGGTACAACTGCGCGTGAAGTGATTGAAGATCATGCTGGTGGTATGCGAGAAGGCTTAACGCTGAAAGCATGGTTACCAGGCGGTGCTTCAACTGACTTTTTACCAGCAGATACCATTGATTTACCAATGGATGCAGACACGATTATGAAAGCAGGTTCTCGTTTGGGAACATGTTTATTAATGGTTGTAGATGAAACTCAATGCATGGTATCGCTCACTCGTAACTTAGAAGAGTTCTTTGCACGTGAATCATGTGGTTTCTGTACACCATGTCGTGATGGTTTGCCATGGGCTGTTAAAGCGCTTAAAGCACTTGAAGCAGGCGAAGGTAAGAAAGAAGATATCGACCATTTACAAGAATTGACTCGTAAATTATGGATCGGTAAAACTTTCTGTGCCCACGCACCAGGTGCGATGGAGCCGCTTATGGGCGCACTCAAACATTTCCGTGGTGAGTTTGAAGCGAAAGTGACGACTCGTCCTGTCGTGCAAACCAGCAACGTAGAACAAGCTTAA